A single genomic interval of Lysobacter avium harbors:
- a CDS encoding PilC/PilY family type IV pilus protein, giving the protein MSGKRQFTNSHATGFLEKLGACAIAFAVTFMALPASAGISLPSDPLTTGTRVPANVLFILDDSGSMAFETMANPVVSTICLRAAKGACVKNTTITNESYVGNTVYYDPAITYQPWLNAAGEMLSGGTSYNSAYADFDNASNPIDLADTGSCQTVKRNGANRTECGGVQTFYVPQDPLQTSASYLGDAANYYRYQIQRNGNVIRSEPGSGTVGVVTALDQPVDLKKKDEWSESYSFDVPEGAEDLSVSISPKDDDVEIYVRHGGAPDKTHYDCKDDGDDVCFQPKPNAGTWYVRLKTDDDDKYKGRILVTYKYGNNCDGSTGWRNCVPATPTGRSPASERVNFATWYSYHRTRMKAAKAGASAAFSGLGTNVRVGFRTIWKRQPGGTRPANEPKHAVPIPVAHNNGLFVDPNGPAGNNNNRTQWFNRLHNAVGQSGTPLHGALRDAGEYFSSNAANGPYGPESGSDQLACRQNFSILTTDGYWNNFSNYGSGVKVGNSDGTAGQKISGPKNDDYTYAPAAPFKDELSDTLADIAMYYWKTDLSSLTNIVPTSVGNPAFWQHMVTFGISIGLRGTLDPDNDLPALKGGTLQWPNPLPTENATRIDDLWHASVNGHGTFLSASNPNEFATGLKAALATITERVGSFSNVTANSTTLDADTAVFQASYVSGVWTGELLSYPITQTGVSVTPSWRASAGIPSSGRKIFTFDGSSGVNFPTTNQTQLLARTGASNYPVTGSDNADYIAGARTLEIEKGGSLRSRNHVLGDIVSSSPAYSEETNTVFVGANDGMLHAFSAATGAELFAYIPASINWSDLSTLSRPDYAHRYFVDGPVVVSDRTQTPGQNLLVGSLGKGGKGLFALDVTNPQSFTASNVLWEKAETPLGNMGLVQGKPIIAKLNNGVTGLIVSNGVNSSHDRAVLLVYNLATGELLKEIDTAAGSASAPNGLSPPVGWDTDGNGTLDSVYAGDHLGNVWKFDLGGTTTSSWKVANSGAALFKASNGTGASQTAQPITGALTVAMHPTTYQTWLFFGTGRLMTVGDVENRDVQSMYGLVDTGATVLKTALTKRDIKQVGTRDGRPVRGFEAQTPLPLDSKGWFVDLVTPPNTAEGERIVTDAQVVGNVLVTSSVIPTANACESDGRGYINALDAFTGTSTGPSFFDLNNDGSFDDETIGTGDNQVPIGSVDLGVGMPTLGSLLRGRMVVGGSTGGTASVPTRETRNVGRVSWREVVGE; this is encoded by the coding sequence ATGTCTGGAAAGCGCCAATTTACGAATAGCCACGCCACTGGCTTCTTGGAGAAGCTTGGAGCCTGCGCGATCGCTTTCGCCGTCACATTCATGGCGCTTCCTGCAAGCGCGGGGATCAGCTTGCCCAGCGATCCGCTGACGACCGGAACCCGTGTTCCCGCGAACGTTCTGTTTATTCTGGATGATTCGGGATCGATGGCGTTCGAGACCATGGCTAATCCGGTAGTTAGCACGATATGTCTCAGAGCCGCCAAAGGCGCTTGTGTTAAAAATACGACGATTACCAACGAATCTTACGTGGGCAACACCGTATACTACGATCCGGCGATTACGTACCAGCCATGGTTGAACGCTGCTGGGGAAATGTTATCTGGCGGAACGAGCTACAACAGCGCCTACGCGGATTTCGACAACGCCTCAAACCCGATCGATCTTGCTGACACCGGCTCTTGTCAGACAGTAAAGCGGAATGGAGCAAATCGCACCGAGTGCGGTGGGGTGCAGACTTTCTATGTTCCCCAGGACCCGCTCCAAACTTCCGCAAGCTATCTGGGAGACGCGGCCAATTACTATCGCTACCAGATTCAGCGAAATGGAAACGTCATTCGCAGTGAGCCCGGTTCCGGCACTGTGGGAGTGGTTACTGCCCTGGATCAGCCTGTCGATCTTAAGAAGAAAGACGAGTGGAGCGAAAGCTACAGTTTCGATGTCCCTGAGGGTGCAGAGGATCTATCGGTTTCAATATCTCCAAAGGACGATGATGTTGAAATCTACGTTCGGCATGGGGGGGCGCCGGATAAGACCCACTATGATTGTAAGGATGACGGTGATGATGTCTGTTTTCAACCTAAGCCGAACGCAGGAACATGGTACGTGCGGCTCAAGACAGACGACGACGACAAGTACAAGGGAAGGATTCTAGTAACCTATAAGTACGGCAACAACTGCGATGGGTCGACGGGCTGGAGAAATTGTGTACCGGCCACGCCTACGGGTAGGAGTCCTGCGAGTGAGCGTGTCAACTTCGCAACGTGGTATTCCTACCACCGTACGCGTATGAAGGCGGCCAAGGCCGGCGCCAGTGCAGCGTTCAGCGGTCTAGGAACTAACGTTCGCGTCGGGTTCCGAACGATCTGGAAGCGCCAGCCTGGTGGCACCCGTCCAGCCAACGAGCCGAAGCACGCCGTCCCGATCCCTGTAGCTCACAACAATGGCTTGTTTGTCGATCCAAACGGGCCGGCGGGCAATAATAACAACCGAACCCAATGGTTCAACCGACTGCACAATGCTGTGGGGCAGAGTGGAACGCCGCTGCATGGGGCATTGCGGGACGCTGGAGAGTATTTTTCGTCCAACGCCGCAAATGGCCCATATGGTCCCGAGTCGGGATCTGATCAGCTTGCGTGCCGTCAAAACTTCTCGATCCTTACTACTGACGGCTATTGGAACAACTTTAGCAACTACGGTAGTGGAGTGAAGGTCGGCAATTCGGACGGAACTGCTGGCCAGAAGATCAGCGGGCCAAAGAACGATGACTATACGTACGCTCCTGCGGCTCCGTTCAAGGATGAGCTTTCAGATACTCTCGCGGATATCGCGATGTACTACTGGAAAACCGATCTGTCCAGTCTGACAAACATCGTGCCGACCAGCGTAGGCAACCCGGCGTTCTGGCAGCACATGGTCACCTTTGGTATATCCATCGGTCTACGCGGCACGCTGGATCCAGACAACGATCTCCCCGCACTTAAGGGTGGCACGCTCCAATGGCCTAATCCGTTGCCAACGGAGAACGCGACGCGAATCGATGATCTTTGGCACGCGTCTGTGAACGGCCATGGTACGTTCCTGTCTGCAAGCAATCCAAACGAGTTTGCCACTGGGCTCAAAGCCGCGCTCGCAACGATCACCGAGCGGGTGGGTTCCTTCTCCAACGTCACCGCAAACTCAACCACGCTTGATGCGGATACCGCGGTATTCCAAGCCAGCTACGTCTCTGGGGTGTGGACGGGCGAACTGCTTTCCTATCCAATCACCCAAACAGGCGTTTCTGTTACCCCGTCGTGGCGTGCTTCTGCCGGGATTCCCTCGTCCGGGCGAAAGATATTCACGTTCGACGGTTCCAGCGGTGTCAATTTCCCCACGACGAACCAGACGCAATTGCTGGCGCGCACCGGAGCAAGTAACTACCCGGTGACCGGCAGCGACAATGCCGACTATATCGCGGGCGCGCGCACTCTGGAGATCGAAAAGGGTGGTTCGCTGAGAAGCCGCAATCACGTGCTCGGTGACATCGTCAGTTCTTCTCCGGCGTACTCCGAGGAGACCAACACGGTGTTTGTTGGAGCCAACGACGGAATGCTCCACGCCTTCTCCGCTGCTACCGGCGCCGAGCTTTTCGCATACATCCCGGCTTCAATCAACTGGTCCGATCTCAGTACGCTGAGCCGGCCCGATTACGCGCATCGCTACTTCGTTGACGGGCCCGTGGTGGTGTCGGATAGAACGCAGACTCCGGGACAGAACCTGCTCGTCGGCAGTCTGGGTAAAGGCGGTAAGGGCCTGTTTGCCCTGGATGTGACCAATCCGCAGTCTTTCACAGCAAGCAACGTCTTGTGGGAGAAAGCCGAGACTCCATTGGGAAATATGGGGTTGGTGCAAGGCAAGCCCATCATCGCCAAGCTCAATAATGGCGTTACCGGTCTGATTGTCAGCAATGGCGTGAACAGTTCACACGATCGGGCGGTACTGCTTGTCTACAACCTCGCGACAGGCGAATTGCTTAAGGAAATTGACACCGCGGCTGGCTCGGCTTCTGCACCCAACGGCTTGTCGCCACCTGTAGGTTGGGATACTGACGGAAACGGGACGCTCGATTCCGTGTATGCGGGGGACCACTTGGGCAACGTCTGGAAGTTTGATCTGGGCGGGACAACCACATCGAGTTGGAAGGTTGCCAATTCAGGGGCTGCGCTGTTCAAAGCATCCAACGGCACCGGTGCGTCGCAAACCGCACAGCCGATTACCGGAGCGTTGACCGTGGCGATGCACCCCACTACCTATCAGACGTGGCTGTTCTTCGGAACAGGACGATTGATGACGGTAGGCGACGTGGAAAATCGGGATGTCCAGAGCATGTATGGACTTGTCGATACAGGCGCAACCGTTCTAAAGACAGCGCTGACCAAGCGAGATATCAAGCAGGTTGGGACCAGGGATGGCCGTCCGGTGCGGGGATTCGAAGCACAGACTCCGTTGCCTTTGGATAGCAAGGGCTGGTTCGTCGATCTGGTGACGCCTCCAAACACAGCGGAGGGGGAACGGATCGTGACGGATGCCCAGGTGGTTGGCAACGTGCTCGTGACCTCAAGCGTCATTCCGACTGCAAACGCGTGTGAGTCGGATGGCCGGGGTTACATCAACGCGCTTGACGCATTCACAGGTACCAGTACGGGGCCGTCGTTCTTCGATCTCAACAACGATGGGAGCTTTGATGATGAAACGATTGGCACTGGTGATAACCAGGTGCCGATCGGCTCTGTGGATCTGGGAGTAGGGATGCCAACGCTTGGATCGCTGCTTCGGGGCCGTATGGTCGTGGGAGGTTCAACTGGCGGTACTGCGAGCGTGCCCACGCGTGAAACGCGTAATGTGGGGCGCGTCTCATGGCGCGAAGTGGTCGGAGAATGA
- a CDS encoding type IV pilin protein has protein sequence MIVVVIVAILATIAYPSYQDQVMRSRRSAGAVCLQERAQFMERHYTTNLSYAAAPAPAQCDGSVARFYQVQASGVTARAYTLEAVPQGAQATRDTKCGTLSINQRGERSASGTAGAGECW, from the coding sequence ATGATCGTCGTCGTGATCGTGGCGATCCTGGCCACGATCGCCTACCCCAGCTACCAGGATCAGGTGATGCGCTCACGTCGTTCCGCGGGTGCCGTCTGCCTGCAGGAGAGAGCACAGTTCATGGAGCGGCACTACACGACGAACCTCAGCTACGCCGCCGCTCCGGCACCGGCGCAATGCGACGGCTCGGTAGCGCGCTTCTATCAGGTCCAGGCGAGCGGCGTGACGGCTCGCGCGTACACCCTGGAAGCAGTGCCGCAGGGTGCGCAGGCGACACGCGACACCAAATGCGGGACTCTCTCCATCAACCAGCGGGGTGAGCGCTCAGCTAGCGGAACCGCCGGTGCGGGCGAGTGCTGGTAG
- a CDS encoding GspH/FimT family pseudopilin — translation MRQDAQGLTLLELLVAIAVMGVLLGVGVPSFQSLQRRMRADTTFHMITSALAIARATAVTRGVPVSLCPSADGLRCDRHTAWEKGWIVFEDADRASQPAADSAVMQRFGSLKGGVVLRSTAGRTLLRFQPSGMSAGSNISLRLCSDRDSAYLGSVVVNNAGRARTERKQNEGCPFAL, via the coding sequence ATGAGGCAGGATGCCCAGGGGTTGACGTTGCTGGAGTTGCTGGTGGCTATTGCGGTGATGGGGGTGTTGTTGGGGGTTGGGGTACCTTCGTTTCAGAGCCTGCAGCGGCGGATGCGTGCAGACACGACGTTTCATATGATCACCAGTGCGCTGGCAATCGCCCGCGCGACGGCGGTGACGCGTGGCGTGCCGGTCAGCCTTTGTCCCAGCGCCGATGGGCTCCGCTGTGATCGCCACACCGCTTGGGAGAAGGGGTGGATCGTGTTCGAGGACGCTGACCGCGCAAGCCAGCCAGCCGCGGACAGCGCCGTCATGCAGCGCTTCGGAAGCTTGAAAGGTGGAGTCGTGTTGCGCAGCACGGCAGGCAGGACACTGCTGCGCTTCCAGCCGAGCGGTATGTCAGCGGGCAGCAACATCAGCCTACGCCTGTGCTCCGACAGAGACAGCGCCTATCTGGGCAGCGTGGTAGTAAACAACGCCGGACGTGCGCGCACAGAGCGAAAGCAGAACGAGGGCTGCCCGTTCGCCTTGTAG
- the uvrB gene encoding excinuclease ABC subunit UvrB — protein sequence MNDAAHTPSAVTDAPPERFPGARQREGTFELVSPYSPAGDQPQAIEKLVEGFEAGLAHQTLLGVTGSGKTYTIANVIQQVQKPTLVMAPNKTLAAQLYGEFKSFFPNNAVEYFVSYYDYYQPEAYVASSDTFIEKDSSVNEHIEQMRLSATKALLERRDAIIVCTVSAIYGLGDPNEYFRMVLHMVRGERIDQRELIRRLTEMQYSRNDTELRRGTYRVRGEVIDVHPAESEMEAVRIELFDGEIENVSTFDPLTGESLRKLQRYTIYPKSHYVTTRRTVLDAVDAIKDELRVRLEQLYAQNKLVEAQRLAQRTQFDLEMLAEVGYCNGVENYSRHLTGHMPGEPPPCLFDYLPPDALLVVDESHVTVPQIGAMYKGDRSRKETLVEFGFRLPSALDNRPLRFEEWEGRSPRSIYVSATPRAYELEKSEGQVVELVVRPTGLIDPEVEVRPVATQVDDVLGEINLRVAMGDRVLITTLTKRMAENLTEYLAEHDVRVRYLHSDIDTVERVEIIRDLRLGKFDVVVGINLLREGLDMPEVSLVAILDADKEGFLRSTGSLIQTIGRAARNVRGKAILYADKVTDSMKRAIEETDRRRGKQVEYNTEHGITPTSVNRAVMDVMEGARVDPAALKERNRARQVAEELAEYAALNPAQLSARIKKLEQKMYQHARDLEFEEAGAVRDQLNLLKEQGFGV from the coding sequence ATGAACGACGCAGCGCACACCCCATCCGCCGTCACCGATGCCCCTCCCGAGCGCTTCCCTGGCGCGCGGCAGCGCGAGGGGACGTTTGAGCTGGTATCGCCCTATTCGCCGGCTGGCGACCAGCCACAGGCGATCGAGAAGCTTGTGGAAGGGTTCGAGGCCGGGCTGGCGCACCAGACGCTGCTTGGCGTGACCGGGTCGGGCAAGACCTACACCATCGCCAACGTGATCCAGCAGGTGCAGAAGCCGACGCTGGTGATGGCGCCCAACAAGACGCTGGCCGCGCAGCTGTACGGGGAGTTCAAGTCGTTCTTCCCCAATAACGCGGTCGAGTACTTCGTCAGCTACTACGACTACTACCAGCCCGAGGCCTACGTGGCATCGTCGGACACCTTCATCGAGAAGGACAGTTCGGTCAACGAGCACATCGAGCAGATGCGGCTCTCGGCGACGAAGGCGCTGCTGGAGCGGCGCGACGCGATCATCGTGTGCACCGTCTCGGCGATCTACGGACTGGGTGATCCGAACGAGTACTTCCGCATGGTGCTGCACATGGTGCGCGGCGAGCGCATCGACCAGCGCGAGCTGATCCGCCGGCTCACCGAGATGCAGTACTCGCGCAACGATACCGAGCTGCGCCGCGGCACCTACCGCGTGCGTGGCGAGGTGATCGACGTGCATCCGGCCGAGTCGGAGATGGAGGCGGTGCGGATCGAGCTGTTCGATGGCGAGATCGAGAACGTCTCCACCTTCGACCCGCTGACCGGCGAGAGCCTGCGCAAGCTGCAGCGCTACACGATCTACCCCAAGTCCCACTACGTCACCACGCGGCGCACGGTGCTGGACGCAGTGGATGCCATCAAGGACGAGCTGCGCGTGCGCCTGGAGCAGTTGTACGCGCAGAACAAGCTGGTCGAGGCACAGCGGCTGGCGCAGCGCACCCAGTTCGATCTGGAGATGCTGGCCGAGGTCGGCTACTGCAACGGCGTGGAGAACTACAGCCGGCACTTGACCGGCCACATGCCGGGCGAGCCCCCGCCGTGCCTGTTCGACTACCTGCCGCCGGACGCGCTGCTGGTGGTGGACGAGTCGCACGTGACCGTTCCCCAGATCGGCGCGATGTACAAGGGCGACCGGTCGCGCAAGGAGACGTTGGTGGAGTTCGGGTTTCGCCTGCCGTCCGCGCTCGACAACCGCCCGCTTCGTTTCGAGGAGTGGGAAGGGCGGTCGCCGCGATCGATCTACGTGTCCGCCACGCCCCGTGCCTACGAGCTGGAGAAGTCGGAAGGCCAGGTCGTCGAACTGGTCGTGCGTCCGACAGGACTGATCGACCCGGAAGTGGAGGTGCGGCCTGTCGCCACCCAGGTGGATGACGTCCTCGGCGAGATCAACCTGCGCGTCGCCATGGGTGACCGCGTGCTGATCACGACGCTGACCAAGCGCATGGCCGAGAACCTCACCGAATACCTGGCCGAGCACGACGTGCGCGTGCGCTACCTGCACTCGGATATCGACACGGTCGAGCGGGTGGAGATCATCCGCGATCTGCGCCTGGGCAAGTTCGACGTGGTGGTGGGGATCAACCTGCTGCGCGAGGGCCTGGACATGCCCGAGGTGTCCCTGGTGGCGATCCTGGATGCCGACAAGGAGGGCTTCCTGCGATCGACGGGCTCATTGATCCAGACCATCGGCCGGGCGGCCCGCAACGTGCGCGGAAAGGCGATCCTGTACGCGGACAAGGTCACCGACTCGATGAAGCGTGCGATCGAGGAGACGGACCGGCGCCGCGGCAAGCAGGTCGAGTACAACACCGAGCACGGCATCACGCCGACGTCGGTGAATCGCGCCGTGATGGATGTCATGGAAGGCGCGCGTGTGGATCCGGCCGCGCTGAAGGAGCGTAACCGCGCGCGTCAGGTCGCCGAGGAGCTGGCGGAGTACGCGGCGCTCAATCCTGCGCAACTGTCGGCGAGGATCAAGAAGCTCGAACAGAAGATGTACCAGCACGCGCGGGATCTGGAATTCGAGGAGGCAGGAGCCGTGCGCGACCAGTTGAACCTGCTGAAAGAGCAGGGCTTCGGCGTCTAG
- a CDS encoding DUF6683 family protein, producing the protein MAIPGFRGRHVLCGGSPMRTQLKCLLIGLAGASLLAPAHAQWSPSPTLDMGVNYGQMALSQSAIGGTRALSKSSNKAIESPTPSVSPAKAKEPPFNPRFKSDPEVSNLVDQRFARYLASDQPNEEEAAAMVMRDLEAGHYRADFKKLLDANGLAANDLIDVTAAHYAGLWEVVRGSALTRTQVTSIRDQLRQAMRNDPDLAEMDNADRQEIAETFMLHTAAAMGGYRTLQARGDKKLLAQYRDGVQRNMLPDGPDLKSVSVNSGGFTSAVPARH; encoded by the coding sequence ATGGCGATCCCGGGCTTCCGGGGTCGCCATGTGCTTTGTGGAGGATCTCCTATGCGAACCCAACTGAAATGCCTGTTGATCGGATTGGCCGGCGCGTCCCTTCTGGCGCCCGCGCATGCCCAGTGGTCACCCAGCCCTACCCTCGATATGGGCGTGAACTACGGCCAGATGGCACTCAGCCAGTCGGCGATCGGGGGCACCCGCGCGCTGAGCAAGAGCAGCAACAAGGCCATTGAATCACCGACACCCAGCGTGTCCCCAGCCAAAGCAAAGGAGCCGCCTTTCAATCCGCGGTTCAAGTCGGACCCTGAGGTGAGCAATCTGGTCGACCAGCGTTTCGCGCGCTACCTGGCCAGCGATCAGCCCAACGAGGAGGAAGCGGCGGCGATGGTCATGCGCGATCTTGAGGCCGGACATTACCGCGCGGACTTCAAGAAGCTGCTCGACGCCAACGGCCTGGCCGCCAATGACCTCATCGATGTCACTGCAGCCCACTACGCTGGCTTGTGGGAGGTCGTCAGGGGAAGCGCCCTGACCCGGACCCAGGTCACCTCCATCCGCGATCAGCTGCGACAGGCGATGCGAAACGACCCCGACCTGGCAGAGATGGACAATGCCGATCGGCAGGAAATCGCGGAAACGTTCATGCTCCATACCGCTGCGGCAATGGGCGGCTACCGTACCCTCCAGGCCCGCGGCGACAAGAAGCTGCTGGCACAGTACCGGGACGGCGTGCAGCGCAACATGCTCCCGGACGGTCCGGACCTGAAAAGCGTAAGCGTGAACTCGGGCGGCTTCACCAGCGCGGTCCCGGCGCGCCACTGA
- a CDS encoding FliI/YscN family ATPase, whose protein sequence is MLAGALNRARTVERVGKVAEAYGTLIRATGLKAAIGELCELRNPPHEGPADFHLAAEVVGVSRQHTLLTPLGALDGVSATTEVYATGRQATVLAGDGLLGRVLDAHGNPIDGLGPISGGVPAPIYASSPNPLSRKLIDRPFSTGVRAIDSVMSVGEGQRLGIFAVAGGGKSTLLGMLARGGDADVNIIALVGERGREVNEFILDNLGAEGLARSVVIVATSDRPALERSRAAWVATAIAEHFRDRGQRVLLLLDSVTRFARALRDVGLAVGEPPARRGYPPSVFSALPGLFERAGNNDKGSITAFYTVLMEDEDGSDPIAEEVRSILDGHVVLSRKLAAAYHYPAIDVLGSLSRTMPRVVDRTHQHAAGQLRKYLAKYQDIELLLQLGEYQRGTDPEADIAIDRIEPIRRLLQQPATELVPFERSADALRRLFP, encoded by the coding sequence CTGCTCGCCGGCGCCCTGAACCGCGCACGCACTGTCGAGCGGGTCGGCAAGGTCGCTGAGGCTTACGGCACCCTGATCCGCGCGACCGGCCTGAAGGCAGCAATCGGCGAGTTGTGCGAACTGCGCAATCCGCCGCATGAAGGTCCGGCGGACTTCCATCTCGCCGCCGAGGTGGTCGGGGTATCCAGACAGCACACCCTGCTGACGCCCCTGGGCGCCCTGGACGGGGTGTCGGCAACCACCGAGGTCTATGCGACCGGACGTCAGGCCACCGTGCTCGCCGGCGATGGCCTGCTGGGCCGCGTCCTGGATGCCCACGGCAACCCGATCGATGGCCTCGGACCGATCAGTGGCGGCGTGCCCGCACCCATCTACGCCAGTTCGCCCAACCCGCTATCACGCAAGTTGATCGACCGGCCGTTTTCGACCGGGGTGCGGGCGATCGACAGCGTCATGAGCGTTGGCGAGGGCCAGCGACTGGGCATCTTCGCTGTCGCCGGCGGCGGCAAGAGCACGCTGCTAGGGATGCTGGCGCGCGGCGGCGATGCCGACGTCAACATCATCGCCCTAGTCGGCGAACGCGGCCGCGAGGTCAACGAATTCATCCTGGACAACCTGGGCGCCGAAGGCCTGGCGCGCTCGGTGGTCATCGTGGCTACTTCCGACCGGCCCGCTTTGGAGCGCAGCCGCGCGGCCTGGGTCGCCACCGCGATCGCCGAGCACTTCCGCGATCGCGGCCAGCGCGTACTGTTGCTGCTCGACTCCGTGACCCGCTTCGCCCGCGCCCTGCGCGATGTCGGCCTTGCGGTGGGCGAGCCCCCGGCCCGTCGCGGTTATCCGCCCTCCGTCTTCAGCGCCCTGCCGGGCCTGTTCGAGCGGGCCGGCAACAACGACAAGGGCAGTATCACCGCGTTCTACACCGTCTTGATGGAGGACGAGGACGGCAGCGACCCGATCGCCGAGGAGGTGCGCTCGATCCTCGACGGCCACGTGGTGCTCTCGCGCAAGCTCGCGGCGGCCTACCACTACCCCGCCATCGACGTGCTCGGCAGCCTCAGCCGGACGATGCCGCGCGTGGTCGACCGCACCCACCAGCACGCCGCCGGGCAACTGCGGAAGTACCTGGCCAAGTACCAGGACATCGAACTGCTGCTGCAGCTGGGTGAGTACCAGCGCGGCACCGATCCGGAGGCGGACATCGCCATCGACCGCATTGAACCCATACGCCGCCTGCTGCAGCAGCCGGCGACCGAGCTGGTGCCGTTCGAACGCTCCGCTGACGCGCTGCGCAGGCTGTTCCCATGA
- a CDS encoding FliH/SctL family protein, translated as MRSDDQSSTFSSTSPATRRPHGGVGVLEPGRFERVLAGNIVPPDSWERLADVDAVVEQVNALHTQASEQIEQARKEAAAAGYAEGIARAQTQMTEQLASLNERRARVLGEAQQRVIDLACAIVARLAPGFDPAQVAPSLVMEAVEAAQAEQFLLIRVHPSVRESVTAGLGAVRQAHPAVGVIELVDDESLDPLSCVVVSEAGQVRAGIAQQIEAIRSALAAHTPAVDPDAEAEAGGSDEGAGASRGNST; from the coding sequence ATGCGTTCAGACGATCAGTCCAGCACCTTTTCCTCGACATCCCCGGCCACCCGGAGGCCGCATGGCGGTGTTGGCGTCCTGGAGCCGGGGCGTTTCGAGCGCGTGCTGGCGGGCAACATCGTGCCGCCGGATTCCTGGGAGCGACTGGCCGACGTCGATGCCGTGGTCGAGCAGGTCAACGCCTTGCACACACAGGCGAGCGAGCAGATCGAGCAGGCGCGCAAGGAAGCGGCGGCGGCGGGATACGCCGAAGGCATCGCCCGCGCCCAGACGCAGATGACGGAGCAGCTCGCATCACTCAATGAGCGGCGCGCCCGCGTGCTCGGCGAGGCCCAGCAGCGCGTGATTGACCTGGCCTGCGCGATCGTTGCGCGCCTGGCGCCGGGATTCGATCCGGCCCAGGTTGCGCCATCACTGGTCATGGAGGCCGTCGAGGCTGCGCAGGCCGAACAGTTCCTTCTGATCCGCGTGCATCCCTCGGTACGCGAATCGGTGACGGCCGGTCTTGGCGCCGTGCGCCAGGCGCACCCGGCTGTCGGCGTGATCGAGCTGGTGGATGACGAGAGCCTGGACCCGCTGAGCTGCGTGGTCGTGTCGGAGGCGGGACAGGTGCGCGCCGGGATCGCCCAGCAGATCGAAGCGATCCGCTCCGCGCTGGCGGCACACACGCCGGCGGTGGATCCCGATGCTGAGGCGGAAGCCGGTGGGTCGGATGAAGGCGCCGGCGCCTCGCGCGGTAATTCCACGTGA
- the sctJ gene encoding type III secretion system inner membrane ring lipoprotein SctJ: MNLPNRAFPWRITCIILACLLLAACNRVTLYNELDEQQANQVMAALLGSGVSSEKAPSSSKKGWEVRVNRGDFPYAMQVLNSQGLPHASYRSMGEIFKKEGFVSSAMDERARYMDGLQQEIARTLSRIDGVVEARVHIALPPPDPLGGRDNDSSASVIIFERPGAKLRDRETDLKVFIKDSVEGLADVNKVTIKFFTIAAPGAADQQTNAPIAMSSMGPMALVAVVLAALLGLGIAFRGKLRARLSPAAEAKPPAWSD, encoded by the coding sequence ATGAACCTTCCCAACCGGGCATTCCCGTGGCGAATCACCTGCATCATTCTGGCCTGCCTGCTGCTGGCCGCCTGCAACCGGGTAACGCTCTACAACGAGCTGGATGAGCAACAGGCCAACCAGGTCATGGCGGCACTGCTCGGGTCCGGGGTTTCATCGGAGAAAGCGCCGTCCTCCAGCAAGAAGGGTTGGGAAGTGCGGGTCAACCGGGGCGACTTCCCGTACGCGATGCAGGTGCTCAACTCGCAGGGCCTGCCCCACGCCAGCTACCGCTCGATGGGCGAGATCTTCAAGAAGGAAGGTTTCGTCTCCTCGGCGATGGACGAGCGCGCGCGCTACATGGACGGGCTGCAGCAGGAGATCGCGCGGACCCTGTCGCGGATCGACGGCGTCGTGGAAGCGCGCGTGCATATCGCCCTGCCGCCGCCGGACCCGCTGGGTGGCCGCGACAACGACTCCTCGGCATCGGTGATCATCTTCGAGCGCCCCGGCGCGAAGCTGCGTGACCGCGAAACCGACCTGAAGGTCTTCATCAAGGACAGCGTTGAAGGACTGGCCGACGTCAACAAGGTCACCATCAAGTTCTTCACCATCGCCGCTCCGGGCGCGGCTGACCAGCAAACGAATGCACCGATAGCCATGTCATCGATGGGCCCGATGGCGCTGGTGGCGGTCGTGCTGGCCGCCCTGCTCGGGCTGGGCATCGCGTTCCGCGGAAAGCTGCGCGCGCGTCTGAGTCCAGCGGCCGAGGCAAAGCCACCGGCCTGGAGTGATTGA